One part of the Entelurus aequoreus isolate RoL-2023_Sb linkage group LG05, RoL_Eaeq_v1.1, whole genome shotgun sequence genome encodes these proteins:
- the LOC133650374 gene encoding protein TMEPAI-like, with product MHHTELPRGGDGGIGCMWRLRVAAPPPPPPVRPRAAGGGGSLHRRPGRLMRNTAAQLRSSGPTSSNGYCFCTGPQPQGMDISELELVQIIIILLAMTATVVVLVCLLIYYRLFALSLLGRLGDTQDTQRDANGWSNSVLTQHGNSEAILQTPAAFMQRPLCGFQPTYPYIPREAVDLPPIICLPDGEEHKGPHGFQRRTPEQQLELSRSCIRAPPNRSVLRSDTADGYIHSTSVEGLPEQPPPSYSVTMEGGLQKGPKRLQTSWHPGRSLTSTETVLHNSSVT from the exons ATGCACCACACGGAACTTCCCCGGGGCGGTGATGGAGGTATAGGCTGCATGTGGAGGCTCCGGGTGGCCGcacctcctccacctcctcccgTCCGTCCTCGGGCTGCCGGCGGCGGCGGCTCCCTGCACCGGCGTCCCGGTCGTCTCATGCGAAACACAGCGGCCCAATTGCGGAGCTCCGGGCCCACGTCATCCAATGGTTATTGCTTCTGCACCGGACCCCAGCCACAGGGCATGGATATAT ctgaACTGGAGTTGGTTCAGATAATAATTATCCTGCTGGCGATGACCGCCACGGTGGTCGTGTTGGTCTGCCTCCTCATCTACTACCGCCTCTTCGCCCTGTCTCTCTTAGGCAGGCTCGGCGACACGCAGGACACGCAACGG GATGCCAACGGGTGGTCAAACAGTGTGCTGACTCAACATGGCAACAGCGAA GCAATCCTCCAAACCCCGGCGGCCTTCATGCAGCGGCCCCTGTGTGGCTTCCAGCCCACCTACCCGTACATTCCGCGGGAGGCGGTGGACCTGCCCCCCATCATCTGCTTACCAGACGGGGAAGAGCACAAGGGCCCGCACGGCTTCCAGCGCCGCACCCCGGAGCAGCAGCTGGAGTTGAGCCGCTCCTGCATCCGCGCTCCTCCCAACCGGAGCGTCCTGAGAAGCGACACGGCAGACGGTTACATACACAGCACAAGCGTGGAGGGGCTGCCGGAGCAACCCCCTCCCTCTTACAGTGTGACTATGGAGGGCGGACTACAGAAAGGTCCTAAAAGATTACAAACAAGTTGGCATCCCGGAAGGAGCCTGACATCCACTGAAACTGTTCTTCATAACTCCTCCGTCACTTGA
- the thap7 gene encoding THAP domain-containing protein 7, with protein sequence MPRHCSAGGCKSRDNRETRNAGITFHKIPKEASRRNLWISNSHRADSWDPQTNFVYFCSKHFTPESFELASCSGIRRLREDAFPTLFDSSSATKYKWLGKILKQEERKSSGEMSSDKPAAEATVQRSVEAEETNEETPESSQGTPESEQRQTQTSSPPSRSVSPSRYMRRLPPRPGFYLPKEHSYAQLCPLVWRRRYDLAVDYLEKTLRQLHAARRRENRLRNALLRLQDKQQKQALVASRNLEARPSRGGPAETRKCSYCGRGHVQGGEHTKVDKDVMKTKNKTAEMTLKLERTPEDVTDEHNGTNSHVFPHEAQSAEALPDFCEASSESPLWVRGEANTQFILVPFPDEDQLQNYLQIEEVPSRAILLSEVDLQQDLQVENMETTRRAGSQHHTVVNSSQVELGEDVRERLKEHLEGFHLQLSNEFAN encoded by the exons ATGCCCAGACACTGTTCTGCTGGGGGCTGCAAATCTCGTGACAACCGTGAGACTCGTAATGCTGGTATCACATTTCATAA AATACCTAAAGAGGCCTCACGGCGAAACCTTTGGATCAGCAACTCCCACCGTGCCGACTCCTGGGATCCTCAGACCAACTTTGTCTACTTTTGCTCCAAACACTTCACCCCGGAGAGCTTTGAGCTGGCCAGTTGCAG TGGAATCAGGAGACTTCGAGAGGATGCATTTCCCACTTTGTTTGATTCCTCCTCTGCCACCAAATACAAATGGCTGGGGAAGATCCTGAAACAAGAAGAAAG AAAAAGTTCAGGTGAGATGTCAAGCGACAAGCCTGCAGCTGAAGCCACAGTTCAAAGGTCAGTGGAGGCCGAGGAGACCAATGAGGAGACACCGGAATCTTCACAAGGCACACCAGAAAGCGAGCAGCGGCAAACGCaaacctcctcgccgccatcccgCTCCGTCTCGCCTTCTCGCTACATGCGCCGCCTGCCCCCTCGTCCGGGCTTCTACCTGCCCAAGGAGCACAGCTACGCTCAGCTCTGCCCCCTGGTGTGGAGGAGACGTTACGACCTGGCCGTGGACTACTTGGAGAAAACGCTCCGGCAACTTCACGCGGCGAGGCGCCGCGAGAACCGACTGAGGAACGCCTTGCTGAGGCTGCAGGACAAACAGCAGAAGCAGGCGCTGGTCGCGTCGCGCAACTTGGAGGCCAGACCATCTCGAGGAGGACCGGCTGAGACGAGGAAGTGCAGTTACTGCGGGAGGGGCCATGTCCAAGGCGGGGAGCACACAAAAGTTGATAAAGATGTGATGAAGACCAAAAACAAAACAGCTGAAATGACACTTAAGCTGGAGCGAACTCCTGAGGATGTCACAGACGAACATAATGGGACAAACTCTCATGTCTTCCCACATGAGGCCCAAAGCGCAGAAGCTCTGCCTGATTTTTGCGAAGCATCGAGTGAGTCGCCGTTGTGGGTGCGCGGCGAAGCCAACACTCAGTTCATCCTGGTCCCCTTCCCCGACGAAGACCAGCTCCAGAACTATCTCCAGATAGAGGAGGTGCCAAGCCGCGCCATCCTGCTGTCAGAAGTGGATCTTCAACAAGACTTGCAAGTGGAGAACATGGAAACTACGAGAAGAGCGGGAAGCCAGCATCACACGGTCGTCAACTCCTCTCAGGTGGAGCTGGGTGAGGATGTGAGGGAGAGACTGAAAGAACACCTGGAGGGCTTTCACCTGCAGCTCAGCAACGAGTTTGCCAACTGA